One part of the Coffea eugenioides isolate CCC68of chromosome 10, Ceug_1.0, whole genome shotgun sequence genome encodes these proteins:
- the LOC113749612 gene encoding MDIS1-interacting receptor like kinase 2-like isoform X1: protein MLNDLTGSIPTSIGNLTNLTFLYLRDNKLSGHIPSGIGNLTKLAELSLETNQLSGTFPEEIGKLRSLTLLSLADNKLTGSIPKSIGNLGDLSLLYLHQNFLSGPIPKELGNLKLLTDIRIFTNKLGGALPEDAFSNLTYLQFLALSDNYFTGHLPQNICSGGSLVRLSIFDNNFVGTMPRSLKNCSSLENLAAGGNQLSGKFSEDFGVYPNADYIDLSDNEFYGELSWNWSAFQKLTSLVLSNNNLSGEIPTELGEASHLQRLHLFSNRLHGKIPLGLGKLSLLLDLKLDSNKLSGSIPPEIGRMSKLLNISLSANNLVGAIPEQIGDCTQLLELKFSHNALNGSIPSRIGNLHSLATLDLSQNMLDSELPKELGELKAIEKINLSHNRISGSIPSSFDHCLSLISIDISYNQLEGPIPNTTAFQKASFDALRNNKGLCGSVVGLKPCPQSTEKKTSRRRSKRIIFLTVLPILGTTVLLIVVLGIFIRARSHTPHVESKPRELTGNLFTFWSFDGKMVYENIIDATENFDPKYCIGAGGFGRVFRAELPNGQIVAVKKLHATDGDALRSPKDFTSEIRALTNIRHRNIVKLYGFCSHTQHAFLVYEFLEGGSLMQLLNTDETAAKFEWIKRTNMVNDIANALSYMHHDCAPSIVHRDISSKNILLDSEYQAHISDFGAARLLKPDSSNWTSFAGTYGYAAPELAFTMEVNEKCDVYSFGVLVLEVIMGKHPGDLIMSVLSASSSTHAILLKEILDSRPQSLTKQMAANVVSLAKLALLCVDPNPQLRPTMKQVSVHLLKEKPSLESLFPVITIGELMALDLSDF, encoded by the exons ATGCTGAATGACCTTACTGGATCAATCCCTACTTCTATTGGTAATCTAACCAATTTAACCTTTCTATACTTACGAGACAACAAACTTTCAGGACATATTCCTTCAGGAATTGGAAACTTGACAAAACTTGCCGAATTATCTCTTGAAACGAACCAGCTATCAGGTACCTTTCCAGAAGAGATTGGGAAACTCCGTTCTCTTACACTCCTCTCTCTGGCTGATAACAAGCTTACGGGTTCCATTCCAAAGTCTATTGGAAACTTAGGTGACTTGAGTTTGTTGTATCTccaccaaaattttctttctggACCTATTCCCAAGGAGTTAGGAAATTTGAAGTTATTAACCGATATTCGTATTTTCACAAACAAACTGGGTGGTGCCCTGCCAGAAGATGCATTTAGTAATCTTACATATTTACAATTCCTAGCACTATCTGACAACTATTTTACTGGCCATTTGCCCCAAAACATTTGCAGTGGCGGCTCACTTGTGAGGTTGTCAATATTTGACAATAATTTTGTGGGCACCATGCCGAGAAGTTTGAAAAACTGTTCCAGTTTAGAAAATTTGGCTGCCGGAGGAAATCAACTATCAGGAAAGTTTTCTGAAGATTTTGGCGTTTATCCAAATGCGGATTACATTGACTTGAGCGATAATGAATTTTATGGTGAGTTGTCTTGGAATTGGAGTGCCTTTCAGAAGTTGACGAGTTTGGTACTCTCCAACAATAATCTTTCTGGCGAAATACCAACTGAGCTCGGAGAGGCATCTCATCTGCAAAGACTTCATCTCTTCTCAAATCGCTTACATGGGAAGATCCCACTAGGTTTGGGGAAGTTGTCTTTGTTGCTTGACCTTAAGCTGGACAGCAACAAGCTTTCGGGCAGTATACCACCAGAAATTGGTCGAATGTCTAAACTTTTGAATATAAGCTTGTCAGCCAATAATCTTGTTGGTGCAATCCCTGAACAAATAGGCGATTGCACCCAACTATTGGAATTAAAGTTCAGCCACAATGCGCTAAACGGAAGTATCCCTTCTCGAATAGGAAATCTTCACTCACTCGCAACTCTTGACCTCAGCCAAAACATGTTGGATTCCGAATTGCCAAAAGAGCTGGGAGAGTTGAAAGccattgaaaagattaatctttcccACAATAGGATATCAGGTTCCATCCCCAGCAGCTTTGATCATTGCTTGAGTTTGATTTCTATTGACATATCTTATAATCAATTAGAAGGTCCTATCCCCAACACTACTGCATTTCAAAAAGCTTCTTTTGATGCCTTGAGAAACAATAAAGGTTTATGTGGCAGTGTTGTCGGATTGAAGCCTTGCCCTCAATCAACTGAAAAGAAAACCAGTAGGAGGAGGAgtaaaagaattatttttctaacTGTCCTTCCAATACTTGGAACAACGGTCCTTTTGATTGTGGTTTTGGGCATTTTCATTCGTGCAAGGTCACATACGCCACATGTGGAGAGCAAGCCTCGGGAATTAACCGGAAATTTGTTCACTTTCTGGAGCTTTGATGGGAAAATGGTCTATGAGAACATCATTGATGCAACAGAAAATTTCGACCCCAAGTATTGCATTGGAGCGGGTGGATTTGGAAGAGTTTTTAGAGCGGAGTTGCCAAATGGTCAAATTGTTGCCGTCAAGAAACTTCATGCAACAGATGGTGATGCTTTGAGAAGTCCAAAAGATTTCACCAGCGAGATCCGTGCACTAACAAATATAAGGCATCGCAACATTGTGAAGCTCTACGGATTCTGTTCACATACACAACACGCCTTCTTGGTGTATGAATTCTTGGAAGGGGGAAGCTTGATGCAGTTATTGAATACTGATGAAACAGCAGCCAAGTTTGAATGGATCAAGAGAACCAACATGGTTAATGATATTGCAAATGCATTGTCTTATATGCATCATGATTGTGCACCTTCTATAGTTCATCGAGACATATCGAGCAAAAACATTTTGTTGGATTCCGAGTATCAAGCTCACATTTCTGATTTTGGCGCTGCTAGACTACTGAAGCCTGATTCATCTAATTGGACTTCATTTGCAGGAACTTATGGATACGCTGCTCCAG AACTTGCTTTTACCATGGAAGTGAACGAAAAGTGTGATGTTTATAGCTTTGGAGTCCTAGTTTTGGAAGTGATTATGGGGAAGCATCCTGGTGATCTCATAATGTCAGTGTTGTCAGCATCATCATCAACCCATGCTATTCTACTGAAAGAAATTTTGGATTCTCGACCCCAATCTTTGACTAAGCAAATGGCAGCAAATGTGGTGTCGTTGGCAAAACTAGCTTTGCTATGTGTGGATCCCAATCCTCAGTTGAGGCCTACCATGAAACAAGTTTCTGTCCATCTGCTGAAAGAAAAGCCATCTCTAGAAAGCTTGTTTCCTGTCATCACAATTGGAGAACTTATGGCACTTGATTTGTCTGATTTCTGA
- the LOC113749612 gene encoding MDIS1-interacting receptor like kinase 2-like isoform X2, whose translation MPRSLKNCSSLENLAAGGNQLSGKFSEDFGVYPNADYIDLSDNEFYGELSWNWSAFQKLTSLVLSNNNLSGEIPTELGEASHLQRLHLFSNRLHGKIPLGLGKLSLLLDLKLDSNKLSGSIPPEIGRMSKLLNISLSANNLVGAIPEQIGDCTQLLELKFSHNALNGSIPSRIGNLHSLATLDLSQNMLDSELPKELGELKAIEKINLSHNRISGSIPSSFDHCLSLISIDISYNQLEGPIPNTTAFQKASFDALRNNKGLCGSVVGLKPCPQSTEKKTSRRRSKRIIFLTVLPILGTTVLLIVVLGIFIRARSHTPHVESKPRELTGNLFTFWSFDGKMVYENIIDATENFDPKYCIGAGGFGRVFRAELPNGQIVAVKKLHATDGDALRSPKDFTSEIRALTNIRHRNIVKLYGFCSHTQHAFLVYEFLEGGSLMQLLNTDETAAKFEWIKRTNMVNDIANALSYMHHDCAPSIVHRDISSKNILLDSEYQAHISDFGAARLLKPDSSNWTSFAGTYGYAAPELAFTMEVNEKCDVYSFGVLVLEVIMGKHPGDLIMSVLSASSSTHAILLKEILDSRPQSLTKQMAANVVSLAKLALLCVDPNPQLRPTMKQVSVHLLKEKPSLESLFPVITIGELMALDLSDF comes from the exons ATGCCGAGAAGTTTGAAAAACTGTTCCAGTTTAGAAAATTTGGCTGCCGGAGGAAATCAACTATCAGGAAAGTTTTCTGAAGATTTTGGCGTTTATCCAAATGCGGATTACATTGACTTGAGCGATAATGAATTTTATGGTGAGTTGTCTTGGAATTGGAGTGCCTTTCAGAAGTTGACGAGTTTGGTACTCTCCAACAATAATCTTTCTGGCGAAATACCAACTGAGCTCGGAGAGGCATCTCATCTGCAAAGACTTCATCTCTTCTCAAATCGCTTACATGGGAAGATCCCACTAGGTTTGGGGAAGTTGTCTTTGTTGCTTGACCTTAAGCTGGACAGCAACAAGCTTTCGGGCAGTATACCACCAGAAATTGGTCGAATGTCTAAACTTTTGAATATAAGCTTGTCAGCCAATAATCTTGTTGGTGCAATCCCTGAACAAATAGGCGATTGCACCCAACTATTGGAATTAAAGTTCAGCCACAATGCGCTAAACGGAAGTATCCCTTCTCGAATAGGAAATCTTCACTCACTCGCAACTCTTGACCTCAGCCAAAACATGTTGGATTCCGAATTGCCAAAAGAGCTGGGAGAGTTGAAAGccattgaaaagattaatctttcccACAATAGGATATCAGGTTCCATCCCCAGCAGCTTTGATCATTGCTTGAGTTTGATTTCTATTGACATATCTTATAATCAATTAGAAGGTCCTATCCCCAACACTACTGCATTTCAAAAAGCTTCTTTTGATGCCTTGAGAAACAATAAAGGTTTATGTGGCAGTGTTGTCGGATTGAAGCCTTGCCCTCAATCAACTGAAAAGAAAACCAGTAGGAGGAGGAgtaaaagaattatttttctaacTGTCCTTCCAATACTTGGAACAACGGTCCTTTTGATTGTGGTTTTGGGCATTTTCATTCGTGCAAGGTCACATACGCCACATGTGGAGAGCAAGCCTCGGGAATTAACCGGAAATTTGTTCACTTTCTGGAGCTTTGATGGGAAAATGGTCTATGAGAACATCATTGATGCAACAGAAAATTTCGACCCCAAGTATTGCATTGGAGCGGGTGGATTTGGAAGAGTTTTTAGAGCGGAGTTGCCAAATGGTCAAATTGTTGCCGTCAAGAAACTTCATGCAACAGATGGTGATGCTTTGAGAAGTCCAAAAGATTTCACCAGCGAGATCCGTGCACTAACAAATATAAGGCATCGCAACATTGTGAAGCTCTACGGATTCTGTTCACATACACAACACGCCTTCTTGGTGTATGAATTCTTGGAAGGGGGAAGCTTGATGCAGTTATTGAATACTGATGAAACAGCAGCCAAGTTTGAATGGATCAAGAGAACCAACATGGTTAATGATATTGCAAATGCATTGTCTTATATGCATCATGATTGTGCACCTTCTATAGTTCATCGAGACATATCGAGCAAAAACATTTTGTTGGATTCCGAGTATCAAGCTCACATTTCTGATTTTGGCGCTGCTAGACTACTGAAGCCTGATTCATCTAATTGGACTTCATTTGCAGGAACTTATGGATACGCTGCTCCAG AACTTGCTTTTACCATGGAAGTGAACGAAAAGTGTGATGTTTATAGCTTTGGAGTCCTAGTTTTGGAAGTGATTATGGGGAAGCATCCTGGTGATCTCATAATGTCAGTGTTGTCAGCATCATCATCAACCCATGCTATTCTACTGAAAGAAATTTTGGATTCTCGACCCCAATCTTTGACTAAGCAAATGGCAGCAAATGTGGTGTCGTTGGCAAAACTAGCTTTGCTATGTGTGGATCCCAATCCTCAGTTGAGGCCTACCATGAAACAAGTTTCTGTCCATCTGCTGAAAGAAAAGCCATCTCTAGAAAGCTTGTTTCCTGTCATCACAATTGGAGAACTTATGGCACTTGATTTGTCTGATTTCTGA
- the LOC113750688 gene encoding probable leucine-rich repeat receptor-like protein kinase At1g35710 — protein MLGAAVPGPPIPSAPGFRQLLFAPPITAAPKLQHAAALSTANEGKALLTWKSSLDNHSQSQLSSWSSSANPCSNWVGIRCNKAGRISGINITSSGIRGTLGHLNFSSLPHLTTIDLSQNALYGTIPSNIGNLSRLVLLNLESNNFSGVIPIQISHLTNLRKLRFSSLLLNCL, from the exons ATGCTGGGCGCAGCTGTCCCTGGGCCCCCTATTCCGTCAGCCCCTGGCTTCAGGCAG TTGCTTTTTGCTCCTCCAATAACAGCTGCTCCTAAATTGCAGCATGCAGCAGCATTAAGTACTGCAAATGAAGGGAAAGCTCTTTTAACATGGAAATCCAGTCTTGACAATCATAGCCAATCCCAGTTGTCATCGTGGTCGTCTTCTGCAAATCCTTGCAGCAATTGGGTTGGAATCCGATGTAACAAAGCTGGAAGGATATCAGGCATTAACATCACAAGTTCTGGGATCAGAGGTACACTTGGTCATCTCAATTTCTCATCCCTGCCTCATTTGACTACCATTGATCTTTCTCAAAACGCACTCTATGGGACCATTCCATCCAACATTGGTAACCTTTCTAGACTTGTCCTTCttaacttggaatcaaataattTCTCTGGTGTCATTCCAATTCAAATCAGCCATCTAACCAATCTGAG GAAGTTACGTTTCTCAAGTCTCTTGTTGAACTGTCTTTGA
- the LOC113749832 gene encoding non-functional pseudokinase ZED1-like: MLSFLKRRCKERKVSSWFLENGSNLLEGLAAASNCAYDTPFRNFTAKQIIGATSNFSECVMSDGTGFLFRGSFQHRLILVKKFRNRLSSKRLSLFINRDIVISLTMCHHKNVMTFMGCCLDYEAPVLVYEYAGGRLLHDILYNGRGQTSMTATESLPWKIRLKVATDVAGAIFYLHTAFATPVIHKGLSAHNIIIDQSGIAKLLDFSLCTCLPPGESQIQEDIVVGVTGYLDPEYVTTGIVTEKTDVYMLGVLLLVLLTGKRYHNPYDGCLNLVDSMQDHIEKNCLNEILDNFIVEEKGENMEKQLLDVAKVALRCTQPKGEDRPNIVEVAKELRDIERSSRFG, encoded by the coding sequence ATGCTGTCATTCTTGAAAAGAAGATGCAAGGAAAGGAAAGTTTCATCATGGTTTCTGGAAAATGGAAGCAACCTGTTGGAAGGTCTTGCTGCAGCATCTAATTGTGCATATGATACTCCTTTTCGTAACTTCACAGCCAAACAGATCATTGGGGCGACAAGTAATTTCTCAGAGTGTGTGATGTCTGACGGAACGGGCTTTTTATTCCGGGGTTCATTCCAGCATCGCCTTATTTTAGTCAAGAAATTTCGCAATCGTTTATCTAGCAAAAGATTGTCTTTATTCATTAACCGTGACATTGTAATTTCGCTGACAATGTGCCACCACAAAAATGTTATGACGTTCATGGGTTGTTGTTTGGATTACGAAGCTCCAGTCCTTGTATATGAATATGCAGGAGGTAGGCTTCTGCATGACATTCTTTACAACGGCAGAGGACAAACGTCCATGACAGCTACTGAATCATTGCCCTGGAAAATTAGATTAAAAGTTGCCACTGACGTCGCTGGTGCTATTTTCTATCTCCATACTGCATTTGCAACGCCTGTTATCCACAAGGGTTTAAGTGCACATAACATTATCATCGATCAGTCAGGTATTGCTAAGTTGTTAGACTTCTCACTATGCACATGTCTTCCCCCTGGGGAATCACAAATACAAGAAGACATCGTTGTTGGAGTGACAGGGTACTTAGACCCTGAGTACGTGACCACGGGCATTGTTACAGAAAAGACTGATGTCTACATGTTGGGAGTTCTTCTGCTAGTACTTTTAACTGGTAAAAGATACCACAACCCTTATGATGGATGCCTTAATTTAGTGGATTCCATGCAAGATCACATTGAAAAAAATTGCCTGAATGAGATTCTCGACAACTTCATTGTTGAAGAGAAAGGAGAAAACATGGAAAAGCAACTGTTGGATGTTGCAAAGGTGGCCTTGAGATGCACCCAACCTAAAGGAGAAGATAGACCAAACATTGTTGAGGTGGCAAAAGAACTGAGGGACATTGAGAGGTCAAGTCGATTTGGTTAA
- the LOC113750691 gene encoding MDIS1-interacting receptor like kinase 2-like, with protein MLIVNNSIVQLRLSFASMAILLLLFTSGINAASYQMHAVFGNGSEGRALLTWKASLDNHSQTQLSSWSSSANPCSSWVGIRCNKAGRISAMNITSSGIKGAMPRSLKNCSSLQAIDAQRNQLSGNITEDFGDYQHVDHIDLSDNLFYGTLSWNWSAFLNLTKLKISNNNLSGRIPTGLGKVSRLQQLHLFSNRLHGNIPRSLGKLNLLLELKLDNNHLSGNIPSEIGQMSRLLNLSLSANNLSGSIPEKLGHCTQLLELNLSHNALIEGIPSQVGILPSLETLDLSQNMLESKMPPELGDLKSIEKMNLSHNRIPSSSFDHCFSLISIDISYNQMEGPLPNITAFQKAPFDALRNNKGLCGRVVGLKPCPQSTQNETSRRTNKRIIFLIVLPILGTMFLLTVVVGILILSRSHTRHVENKPLELTENLFTIWSFDGKMVYENIIDATENFDAKYCIGVGGCGRVFRAELPNGQVVAVKKLHATDGDALRRLKDFTNEIQALTNIRHRNIVKLYGFCSHTQHTFLVYEFLEGGSLMQLLSNDETASMFDWIKRVNMVKDVAKALSYIHQDCLPSIVHRDISSKNILLDSEYQARISDFGTARLIRPDSSCWTSFAGTYGYAAPELAYTLEVNEKCDVYSFGVLALEVIMGKHPA; from the exons ATGTTAATCGTGAACAATTCCATCGTTCAACTTCGTTTATCTTTTGCATCCATGGCCATCCTCCTGCTACTCTTCACTTCTGGGATAAATGCTGCATCTTATCAAATGCATGCAGTATTCGGTAATGGAAGTGAAGGGAGAGCCCTCTTAACATGGAAAGCCAGTCTTGACAATCACAGCCAAACCCAGTTGTCATCATGGTCGTCCTCTGCCAATCCTTGCAGCAGTTGGGTTGGAATTCGATGCAACAAAGCTGGAAGAATATCGGCTATGAACATCACCAGTTCAGGCATCAAAG GTGCTATGCCTAGAAGCCTAAAAAACTGTTCTAGCCTACAAGCTATCGATGCCCAAAGAAACCAACTATCAGGAAACATAACTGAAGATTTTGGTGATTACCAACATGTGGACCATATTGATTTAAGCGATAATTTGTTTTATGGCACGCTGTCTTGGAATTGGAGCGCCTTTCTGAATTTGACAAAGCTGAAGATCTCCAACAATAATCTTTCTGGCAGAATACCAACAGGGCTTGGCAAAGTATCTCGCCTACAACAACTTCACCTTTTTTCTAATCGCTTACATGGGAACATTCCAAGAAGTCTGGGGAAGTTGAATTTGTTGCTTGAGCTTAAGCTGGACAACAACCATCTATCAGGCAATATACCATCAGAAATTGGTCAGATGTCTAGACTTTTAAATCTAAGTTTGTCGGCCAATAATCTTAGTGGCTCCATTCCAGAAAAATTAGGCCATTGCACACAGCTATTGGAACTGAATTTGAGCCACAATGCACTCATTGAAGGCATACCTTCTCAAGTAGGAATTCTTCCCTCGCTAGAAACTCTTGATCTCAGTCAAAACATGTTGGAATCCAAAATGCCACCAGAACTAGGAGATTTGAAAAGCATCGAGAAGATGAACCTTTCACATAATAGGATACCATCCTCCAGCTTTGATCATTGCTTCAGTCTGATATCTATTGATATATCCTACAATCAAATGGAAGGTCCTCTTCCCAACATTACTGCATTTCAAAAAGCTCCATTTGATGCCCTGAGAAACAATAAAGGTTTATGTGGCAGAGTTGTCGGATTGAAGCCTTGCCCTCAATCAACTCAAAACGAAACCAGTAGAAGGACAAATAAAAGGATTATTTTCCTAATTGTGCTTCCAATATTAGGAACCATGTTTCTTTTGACAGTGGTTGTGGGCATTTTAATCCTTTCACGGTCACATACTAGACATGTGGAGAATAAACCTCTGGAATTAACAGAAAATTTATTCACTATCTGGAGCTTTGATGGGAAAATGGTCTATGAAAACATCATTGATGCAACAGAAAATTTTGACGCCAAGTATTGCATTGGAGTGGGTGGATGTGGAAGGGTTTTTAGAGCAGAGCTGCCAAATGGTCAAGTTGTTGCTGTCAAGAAACTTCATGCAACAGATGGTGATGCCTTGAGAAGGTTGAAAGATTTCACCAATGAGATCCAGGCGCTAACAAATATTAGGCATCGTAACATTGTGAAGCTCTATGGCTTCTGTTCACATACACAACACACTTTCTTGGTGTATGAATTCTTGGAAGGTGGAAGCTTGATGCAGTTATTGAGCAATGATGAAACAGCATCCATGTTCGATTGGATCAAGAGGGTAAACATGGTCAAAGATGTGGCAAAAGCATTGTCCTACATTCATCAAGATTGTTTGCCTTCTATTGTTCATCGAGATATATCTAGCAAAAACATTTTGTTAGATTCCGAGTATCAAGCTCGCATCTCTGACTTTGGCACTGCAAGACTCATCAGGCCTGATTCATCTTGTTGGACGTCATTTGCAGGAACTTATGGATATGCTGCTCCAG AACTTGCTTATACCTTGGAAGTAAATGAAAAATGTGATGTTTATAGTTTTGGAGTATTGGCTTTAGAAGTGATCATGGGCAAGCATCCAG CTTGA